The DNA sequence GTGAACGCCGGTGCCCTCTGGGTGGCCACCAACACGGACATGTCCATTCCCCAGGCGCGCGGCATCGCTCCTGGAAACGGCACCCTGGTGGCGGCGGTCGCTGCGGCCACCGGGCAGCAGCCGAAAGTCGCGGGTAAGCCGGAAGCGCCGCTTTTCCATTCGGCCGCCAAGCGGCTTGGCGCCGGGCGCCCCCTGGTGGTGGGCGACCGGCTGGACACGGACATCCTGGGCGGCAACAACGCCGGCTTCGCCACCGTGGCCGTGCTGACCGGCGTCGACACGCGCGAGACCATCCTGGCGGCCCGCGCCGCGGAACGTCCCGCGTACATCATCGAAAACCTTACGGACCTGCACCGGCCATACCCGGAGATAACGCACGACGACGGCACTTACACGTGCGGGCAGTCGACGGCGCGCGTGGCCAACGGAGCAGTGGGCATCATTGGCAGCCAGGACGACCTCAACTCGTGGCGCGCGGCGTGTGCCGCATGGTGGGCCGGGACGCCTGACGCGTCAACCCCGCAGGCGCCCAAGCTGGTGTGGCTGGATCACTAGACTGGTTCTATGACCGAGCTGACCGAACCGGACCATCCGACA is a window from the Arthrobacter sp. NicSoilC5 genome containing:
- a CDS encoding HAD-IIA family hydrolase → MSDVSLVSRFDALLADLDGVVYAGPHAIPGAVESLKQLSGLGIGLGYVTNNASRSPAEVAAHLRELGAPAEDNQVVSSSQAAAELLASMLAPGSRILITGSPALAREIELAGLVPVAGQDEDPVAVVQGFSPAIGWKDLAEATYVVNAGALWVATNTDMSIPQARGIAPGNGTLVAAVAAATGQQPKVAGKPEAPLFHSAAKRLGAGRPLVVGDRLDTDILGGNNAGFATVAVLTGVDTRETILAARAAERPAYIIENLTDLHRPYPEITHDDGTYTCGQSTARVANGAVGIIGSQDDLNSWRAACAAWWAGTPDASTPQAPKLVWLDH